A genomic stretch from Helianthus annuus cultivar XRQ/B chromosome 1, HanXRQr2.0-SUNRISE, whole genome shotgun sequence includes:
- the LOC110866936 gene encoding scarecrow-like protein 9 yields MFDDMLLCVEGKGRGKKGVNKDVVELRMLLTLCAQAVAANDQRGAFDLLNQILVLQMTMEDGFKNSTATEELHGDGS; encoded by the exons ATGTTCGACGACATGTTACTTTGCGTTGAAG GTAAGGGTCGCGGTAAAAAAGGTGTAAACAAGGATGTGGTGGAGTTGCGAATGCTCTTGACGCTTTGTGCACAAGCCGTTGCGGCTAATGACCAAAGGGGTGCATTCGATCTACTAAATCAG atTTTAGTTCTGCAAATGACAATGGAGGATGGCTTCAAGAACTCGACGGCGACGGAAGAACTCCACGGTGATGGCAGTTAG